AGCTATCAACACGAAGGGGGTAGATCCTGATTGAGCCTCTTCAGGGAGGGGTCTAGTCCTGATCAGCAGTTCACGCCGCATTGCCCCAAAGCAACAGCTCTCTGTGTTGGGGAGATGAAAGGGTCGATCTTCACCCACAACAGAGAGAAGATGGACGCAAGGAGAATGGACCAGACAATGACAATGGTTGGTGTGCGGTTCTGCCTGCCCATGAGACCCTTGAGGAAGGGGTAGAGATGGAGGATCACCCAGATTGAGAAGAACAGCTTCCCAAAAAGCGGACCCCAGGATTGGTAGCCGCTGTTAATGGCATATGAAATCCCTGCCACCATTCCAACCAGGTTAATGACAAGGACAGTGGTTGGCGGGATGAGCAAACTGGTCCACTTGAACACATAAAGCTCAGCAAAGTCGCCATCTTCATCAGATGCCTTTGAGGTAACTGTGAAGTTGGTATCGATCCCAGCCAACACTTTCAGCAGACCCTGGAACACGGCGAAGAGATGGGCAGAGGTGCCACCAATAACCCAAAACTGTTCATTTCTCCACCAATCTTCAATGCCAACACCACTCCATCTGAGCTCCAATATACCAGTAGCAAAAATGGAGGCGAAAAGAAGAATGAAGAACATCCCAGCATAATTACTGATCTGCACATTACCAAAAAAATATATGAACATTAGAAAGTTGACCATATGATACTCAATGGAAATGGTTTCTGCACaatttagcaaaaaaaaaaggctgcTGAACTTGAACTTGTGACAGCCTGTTGTTTGGTTGCATCCATCAACCTCACAAGTGAGGTACTTCAAAATAATTGACTATTGAGTAAGAAGAAAAATGCAAAGGGGAAACAAGAACTACATCCCATCCATTCTTATGTATGTGACGTTAACTAATTAGCTTGTCTTAAACGTCATATATTTAAGGACAGAGGAAGTACTTGTTATGGCTAAATGTTGCGCACTTGTACTATTTGTTAGTTCAGTTCAATGTGATAACAGCTACACAGGTTAAAGCTTAATATGGTAGAAAAAGCAATAATGAGAACAGCAGAAATGATACCTAAAAATATTGAACAGAGCAAGGAAGTCAAGAGGATATCTTGTGACTAACCTCAGGAATGATAAATTTATTGGTAAGGAGACAGATAGCAGGAAGCACACAATAGGCGATAAGTGGAATGGATGTGATTGGATAAACGATGGTGTTGATGTAAGCCAGCCTCTCCAGAAGCTTCAACCGCCCATTGTAGCCATACCAGATAGGACAATGTCTGCTAAGCAGAATTTCAACTGACCCAAGAGCCCAACGGAGCACCTGATTAAGACGATCAGAAAGATTGATTGGTGCAGAACCCTTGAAACAAGGCCTTGGTGGCATGCAGTAGATTGACTGCCAGCCTCTTGCGTGCATTTTAAACCCAGTCAAAATATCCTCAGTAACTGAACCATAGATCCAGCCAATCTGAAACATAAAAAGGAAAATCATGTTCTGAGTCCTGGAATGGGAAAAGAGATTCTATGCCATGATACGAAGTTAAACAAATCTATAAACAAAAGAAAGAGGGAAACTTTGCTTGCCACACTAACCTCTTTGCCCCATTCAGTTTTGTCCTCATACCCACAGCTGATGACATGAATAGCTTCCTTTAGTAGAGATGCTGGGTTTGTTGAAGGTGGTATGCCACCTTGAGTCATAAAGGTGGATGCAATGAAAATTGGGGACTGGCCAAAGCGTTTCTCCAATTTCCTCTGGGACATAAGCACTGACCTTTCATCCTCATAACCTAATAGGAGTCCAAAAGTAAGATCAGTAGGAGGTAGGCAACTTGAGTAGTTAACATTCTTTTGTTCTTTTATGGTTAAAAAATCAGACCAAGAGAAGCATGTTTATAATGCAATATAAGCAATTATTGTTCTCAGATCTCTAAGGATAAAAGAAATGCTTAACAGCAAGCAAGCACCTTCAATACCCTCTTCgatgtcttccatgttgaaGATGGGAGCCGAAGATTCTGTTCTCTTCATAATACGGCTTTGGCTATCCATGtaactcttgttcttcttctttcttctacCACAGCAGCTCTTAACAACAATGTTAGGTTCCAGATCGGCTTCGGTCAATACAGGATCATAGCCGTACAAAGCCTGCCTATTGAAACAGCATCCTGTTCCCACATAAACTGGACCCTGGATGCCATCTAGACCTTTCATGTTGATCTGCAAAAACAAATATTATGTGAGCTATGAAATTTTGGTTTCGATGGTTTACAGAGGCACCACTACTCTGTCAGACTTACATCAAAGAAAACTATGTTGCGATTAGCATATCGATCATGCAAGTCAATGCCATCGAATCTTTGTGGAAACTGTACGTAACAAGTTTTCCTTCCTAGTGCAGGATCCATCATGAAGCACATTGCTTCTCTAAGAGCTTTGCTGCTGTTGAAATAATGGTCACAATCCACATTGAGAAGATAGGCACCATTTGTTAGCACAGCAGACACACGAATCTGCCCACCAGCAAAAGGGGTATAATTAGCACAGAATATAGAATACAGTGCATGGGGCAGAAGAGAATTCACGGAACATAAACATACCAGTGCATTCATTGCACCAGCCTTCTTGTGATGCTGGAAGCCTGGTCTCTTTTCACGAGAGACATAGACAAGGCGGGGTAACTCATTTCCATCAGTGTCAAGCCCACCACTGTGCCCCAGGAACACCTGATTTTCCACGTAGAGCAAGTTCAATAAGATCCAAgtttcattcattttttttaaagaaatggCTTCATTTAAGTAAAGGGCACCTGAATCATGCCAGGATGATCCCTTGTATTATTCCCAGGCCAAGCAGTTCCATCAGCCATGGTCCAACCCTCTTCAGGCACTTTCTGTGCTTTGGCAACAAGGGCATTGATTCTTACTTTGAATTCTTCATACTCTCTCTGAAACAAAGCATACCAAAGTTATAACCTAAGCAAAAGGTGCAGCAACAGTACAGCAGTGTAAGTTTGAGATTTATAGCTTACCTTCATTGCTCGCCTTTCCTTAACAAATGAAGGTTGGATTTTGTCCTTTAGGTAATCTATTTTTTGAGCAAAGTAAAATTCAGGAGCTCTCGGTTCAATGTTGTGCTTTTTGCAGAAGGGAACCCACTTCCTAGCAAATTCCGCAGTTTCTGAGAGAGCCTCAAAAGTCAACATAGCTGAACCATCATCAGAAACATAGCATGACACTTTGTCAACAGGATAATCCACAGCAAGAATGGACAAAACAGTATTGGCTGTGATCAATGGAGGTTCCTTCAATGGATCCACTGTACTGACAAAGACATCGATGGGAGCCAGCTGTGATGGCTCTCCCTCTCTATCATACCTGCAATATTAGAATTAGGCATATCAACACACAAAATGTCAACACAAAGGAGCAATTCAGTACCCAAAATCTTGAAGAAATGTGCACCAATGTCGCAGCTTACCTCAATGCAAGCCTGTCAAGGTATGTCTCACGGTTGATTGGATGCCATTTTGGGAACTGATCAAGAAGCCAAGACAAGGCAAACCAAACCTCACAGATAACAGATACTAGCCACAATCCATAAGCATCACGCACTGGATGAGTGACACGATACTGGAAGAAGAAGCACAGGATGATAAGCCGGAGAATGATCACTATCCGGTAAAGGTTGAGCTGGTTTGCGGGAATCGGCACAATACGGCTCAGAGGTAGCCGTGCATCATCAACCCTGCCACAAAGAAAATTACAGATACCTCAGTTATTTTGAAGAACAATCTACAATAAACATGAATGGGCACTTTAATACCCCTGTGAGTCCTCTTCAGTGTAAGCTTGTATAACATACCCCCCGTTAATTCATCCCAAGAAATCCAAGTTCCAGTATCCAATGTGAACTTATATCATGCAAACCTAAATCTAATGCACTATAGGAAGTATAATAACATAGGCAAAGGAAGGTAGTTTATACATTTGCATATCTTCACCATTTGAGCCAGTTCCCTCAATGTCTCCTCCTCTAGCTTCTGGATATTTATTAGTCACT
The nucleotide sequence above comes from Panicum virgatum strain AP13 chromosome 3K, P.virgatum_v5, whole genome shotgun sequence. Encoded proteins:
- the LOC120697567 gene encoding probable cellulose synthase A catalytic subunit 1 [UDP-forming] — translated: MAANKGMVAGSHKRNEFVMIQHDGDAPAAAKPAKSVNGQVCQICGDTVGVSATGDVFVACNECAFPVCRPCYEYERKEGNQCCPQCKTRYKRQKGSPRVHGDEEEEDVDDIDNEFNYEQGNGKGPGWQLHGQGDDADLSSSARHEPHHRIPRLTSGQQMSGEIPDASPDRHSIRSPTSSYVDPSVPVPVRIVDPSKDLNSYGLNSVDWKERVESWRVKQDKNMMQVTNKYPEARGGDIEGTGSNGEDMQMVDDARLPLSRIVPIPANQLNLYRIVIILRLIILCFFFQYRVTHPVRDAYGLWLVSVICEVWFALSWLLDQFPKWHPINRETYLDRLALRYDREGEPSQLAPIDVFVSTVDPLKEPPLITANTVLSILAVDYPVDKVSCYVSDDGSAMLTFEALSETAEFARKWVPFCKKHNIEPRAPEFYFAQKIDYLKDKIQPSFVKERRAMKREYEEFKVRINALVAKAQKVPEEGWTMADGTAWPGNNTRDHPGMIQVFLGHSGGLDTDGNELPRLVYVSREKRPGFQHHKKAGAMNALIRVSAVLTNGAYLLNVDCDHYFNSSKALREAMCFMMDPALGRKTCYVQFPQRFDGIDLHDRYANRNIVFFDINMKGLDGIQGPVYVGTGCCFNRQALYGYDPVLTEADLEPNIVVKSCCGRRKKKNKSYMDSQSRIMKRTESSAPIFNMEDIEEGIEGYEDERSVLMSQRKLEKRFGQSPIFIASTFMTQGGIPPSTNPASLLKEAIHVISCGYEDKTEWGKEIGWIYGSVTEDILTGFKMHARGWQSIYCMPPRPCFKGSAPINLSDRLNQVLRWALGSVEILLSRHCPIWYGYNGRLKLLERLAYINTIVYPITSIPLIAYCVLPAICLLTNKFIIPEISNYAGMFFILLFASIFATGILELRWSGVGIEDWWRNEQFWVIGGTSAHLFAVFQGLLKVLAGIDTNFTVTSKASDEDGDFAELYVFKWTSLLIPPTTVLVINLVGMVAGISYAINSGYQSWGPLFGKLFFSIWVILHLYPFLKGLMGRQNRTPTIVIVWSILLASIFSLLWVKIDPFISPTQRAVALGQCGVNC